In Heteronotia binoei isolate CCM8104 ecotype False Entrance Well chromosome 5, APGP_CSIRO_Hbin_v1, whole genome shotgun sequence, the DNA window aagaattgcagatttataccctgcccttctctctgaatcagagactcagagcggcttacaatctcctttatctagggttgccaagtccaattcaagaaatatctggggactttgagggtggagccaggaacaagggtgtgacaagcataaatgaactccaagggagttctggccatcacatttaaagggacggcacaccttttcaattccttccttccataggaaataatggataggggcaccttcttttggggctcatagaattggatccactggtccaatctttttgaaacttggggggtattttggggagaggcactagatgttatactgaaaatttggtgcctctaccccaaaaaacagccccccccagagccccagatacctgcggatcaattttccatgattttctatgggaataaatctccatagggaataatagagttcctagcagacatttccctcccctccccccgctttctgatgaccctgaagcagggggaggtctccaaaccgggggatcccctgcccccacctggggattggcaaccctacctttatcttcctcccccacaacagacaccctgtaggtgggtggagctgagaggactcttacagcagctgccctttcaaggacaacctctgcctgagctatggctgacccaaggccattccatcaggtgcaagtggcgggggtggggaatcaaacccggttctcccagataagagtccacacacttaaccactacaccaaactggctctctctgtaaCTTGTTTGAAACTCTGCTGTGTAAGAGGGAATATACTTCCCTTCCCACTCCCATGTCTggacctccctccctcttctggcTTCTAGGGAGTAAACTGTCACTTCCATTACAACTAGAAGGGAGGgatgatcccccggtttggagacctccCCATctggccttttcagccctggcccctgccttgtggaatgagctccccctggagatccaggccctgagggatctgcttcaattccgcagggcttgaaaagcagagctctttcgccaggcttttagctgaggcagtGGGGGTCATTTGTTATCGGCCTCTCCGCCTCATTCCATTCCagcactacaagatctgctggacctggacaataggtcacatctgtgaggcagaatctgccatcttagtctgtctaattttagattttatattttaaactagtcttttctgtttttgttgttgattgttttaatgatgtaacctgccctgaagGGCGgtctaaaaattgaattaaataaataaataaatgaatctgGAGATAACCaatcctctagaccaggggtccccaacccccaggccgtggaccggtcccggtccgtggcctgttagccaccggactgtgagttgtataattatttcattatatattacaatttagtaataataatatgacaatggcattggatttatatcctaccctccattCCGAacagatcggctcacaatctcctttaccttcctcccccacaacagacaccctgtgagatggatgggggTTAGAGAGCTatccctagaagctgccctttcaaggacaactctgcaaaagctatggctgacccaaggccattccagcagcagcaagagggaaatcaaacccggttttcccagatcagtctgcacacttagccaccacaccaaactaatagaaataaagtgcacaattgtatcatcccgaaaccatttccccccaccccccagcctccTGCAGTcggtggaaaaattgtcttccacaaaactggtccctgatgccaaaaaggttgaggaccgctGCTCtgggctgtggagtcttgtaagcaaaaattctaactTGTgggctaccggcattaaagttgtgagctgctgcataaagtagtttgctctggggccatacttcctgagctaagacaaaaatgtgtgagctggaggctaaaaaaactgtgagctagctcacactaactcagcttagagggaacgtggcCAATTCCCTTCATTTGTGGCACTGCAATTCCCACAATCTTCCTGAAGCCAGTGGCCAGGTCTGAGACTTGTAACTTTATTTTTTGTTGAATGATGTCCGCCAAAAGGGAGATGAACAGAGAGACAGTCAGACACACAGATAGGTAGACACACAATTTATTATAATTATTACAAGTGCATTTTAATGGGAAACACTGAGTCATACCTTCCCCTTTATTAAATGAAGTGGCACAGTCCAGGATCGACGCTTCTGCATGAACTACTGTTAGGGTTGCtaaatctccaggtggcaactggagttctcctgggattacaacaggtCTTCAGGTgatagatatcagttcccctggaggaaaatggccactgaagtctctctcttcctcaaactctgccaatctcagactccacccccaaaatctccagttatttcccaactcagagctggcaaccttagccgcTGTTCGTGAagacacacatgaacacatgaagttgcatTCTACTGACTAAGATTTCAGGTCcaccaatgtcagtattgtctattcacaCTGGCACTGGCTTTccggggtttcaggcagaggtctttcacatctggtcctttcaactggagacacCATGGATTTAACTGAGGAGCTCCTGCATGCTAGGTAGAAGTGAAATAAAATGATGgaatattgaagaagatattggatttatatcccgccctatactctgaatctcagagtctcagagcagtcacaatctcctttaccttctccccttccccacaacagacaccctgtgaagtgggtgggactgagagagctcttacagcagctgccctttcaaggacaactcctgcgaaaacTATGGCTCACCTAAGactattctagcagctgcaagtggtggagtggggaatgaaacccagttctcccagataagagtcagcacacttaactactacacaaaagtgaagaagaagaagatattggatttatatcccgccctccactcagagcgtcacagagcgtctcacaatctcctttatcttcctcccccacaacagacatcctgtgaggtgcgtggggctggggagggctctcgcagcagctgccctttcaaggtcaacctttgccagagctaaggctgacccaaggccatgctagcaggtgcaagtggaggagtggagaatcaaacccagttctcccagataagagtccgcacacttaaccactacaccaaactggctctccagtggcatTCTTGGAGGAGATTTTAGAGGCACCCTTCTATTATTCTTGGAGGAATTTTAGTGGCATCCAGCTATGTGTTTCTCAGCACCCATTTACTTGTTGCAAAGAGTCTATAATGGAACAGGGTGTTTCAGGGAATGCACCCCAGACTGCCGCATCAAATCTGCACACCCTCCAGCTTTGCCTAGACATAGATCTTATTTCTGTGGCTTTAGTAAACTCTCCCTGTGGCTCCAGAGCGACCAAACCTTCCTCTTTGTTAAGAAGCTTTCCCAAACAGCCTCTAATAAAGAGCCAATCCCAGCTCTCCTCTGcctcctggtgtagtggttaagtgtgtggactcttatctgggagaaccaggtttgattccccactcctccacttgcacctgctggaatggccttgggtcagccatggctcttgcagaggttgtccttgaaagggcagctgctgtgagagccctctcagccccacccacctcacagcacgtctgttgtgggggaggaagataaaggagattgtgagccacactTTGTGGGAccctgaaattcggagtggagggcgggatataaatccaatatcttctttcttcttcttctccttggaGTTGAAGGCACTTCAAGACAGTCCAaaagacataagaatgtaagagagtaggccagtggtccatccagtccaacactgtgtcacacagtggccaaaacccaggtgccatcaggagatccactcaCAGGGttaggacaccagaagccctcccgctgttgccccctaagcactaaggatacagagcatccctaCCGCAGACAGTGTTCCATCAATACATTGTGGCAGctgctgatggagctctgctccatatacaTCACATTTGTGCCTGCAGAGACAATCACTGAGAAGTAGCTAAAGATCATTTGGCCATGGACTTCCTACATGTTTCTACTGTCTGTTCCCCTACAGCACCTGATTTTCAGATGTGACCGTAGCCCCCTCTCAGAATTCTAAAAGCGctcactttaagaacataagagaagccatgttggatcgggccagtggcccatccagtccaacactctgtgtcacataagaacataagagaagccatgttggatcaggccaatggcccatctgatccaacactctgtgtcacatggtggccaaaacccaggtgccatcaggaggtcttccagcagggccagaactgcagaagccctcccactgttgcccctcaagcaccaagaatacagagtataagagcataagagaagccatgttggatcaggccaatggcccatccagtccaacgctctgtgttacacagtggccaaaaaccaggtgccatcaggagggctaGAACTCTAGTTTAAATAATTTCTTTTAATCTACATTCAGAAAGGTATAAAATTAATGTTACCATAAAACTGGAATATGGCAGATTATTTTTTATACTAATTCAACCACTATATTGAAAATAGCAAATTTAGAGGCaaagaaaagggaaggaaggaagaaaaagtagAAACAAAACTGAAGAACACAGTGGGATAAGCGGGGAAAGATAGATGCAAGCCATTTTAGCGTCCctcttgttccccccccccccccgcccttccaaATGTTCCCTTGACATTGCTTTTGCAAGCAGGCACCTCACAGGAGTGAAGTCCATCACTTCTTCCATCACCCgcagaaagcagggaggaaaGATCTCCCAAGAAGACAGATGTCCTCTGCTTCCATTATGCTGGCCTCAGGGAGCTGCCCCCAGCAGAAAGGAGAGAAGGGAAATCCCCAAACCTCACAAACTTGAACCAGCTCATTAAGCAGAGGAGGTTCATATGacctcacaaaccacaaactggaaCAAACTTTCATTttcttggtttgtgcccatccctgttgAATATATCTCCCAAACTAGTGGCTATATTGTTGTAAGGAAGCAAAAGTATTGACCATGGATACAGCTTTCCTCGTTGTCCATATACTAAATGCATCTTCCTGGTGTTTCCATAGGGAACAAGTGAAATGCAGAAAAGCAGAGGACACACAGAATGAGCAAATCTCTGTGCTGCTGTTATTCTCATTGGTGTGGACTCTAGGATACGAAGCTAGGATtccactacagcaggggtgtcgcacatgtagtttgggggctgaattaggctcctggagggctcctatcaggttcccgagcaattggctgtcatttgcttccttcgccctctctcttgctcccttctgcataacaacttgctttgcaaggcttgctcaattgcacaggagctagagagcaaaacctctattttctccattggctgaggctcctcccttgggaaggaagggggagggagagtttgctttgccaggctctctcagttgcacagcagagctactgagccaagcctctctttcttctattggctgaggctcctccccctcagatcctctgtggaaggaaggaaagaaccagagcttcctttgcccagttccctggatcccatgggagaaataccaagaaagcatatttaaaaccaatgagtgctattgttttaagttttttaaaatgtatatatttgggtttgtttgtattctttattaaaatctatatctctgctacctaatcttaaaaaggtacacataaggcatggcccagcatggctcagcccaacccagcattgcccggctcaacaaggtctcatttatgtcaaatctggccctcataacaaatgagtttgacacccctgcactacagcGTTCTTTCCCTACGAAGGCAATTCATAGTTATTGTCTTTGATGTTCTCACATTTTGCCATTAGTTTTTCATGCCAATTTCTTCAGACAATCCACCCAAATGGATGCTTTGTTCTTGCTGAGTTCACGGACAAGAGCTTTCCTTGCAATCTAAGCATTGCTATTGTTTTCCCCTTGAGTGAATAAGCATATGTCTCATAAGGTTTGAGTGCTGGCTGAAGCCATAGCCGCATTCCTGACATttaaagggcttctcccctgtgtggattagCTGGTGTCTAAGAAGGTTTGAGTTGTGACTGAAGCAACTCTTACACTCCAGGCATTGATatggtttcttttttgtttgggATCTTggattcttttgaatctgactgGATCCCTTTTTACATTCACCTGTCTGAATATTTTTATGTCTCTTAAGAGTTATGctgtgactgaagcttttcccgcaATCCATGCATTTAAATGGCTTCATGTcggtgtggattctttgatggttAATAAGTCTTTTGTTCAGAGTAAAGCTCCtcccacattccaagcatttgtatggtttctcccccgtgtgcaGTATTTGATGTATCATGAGGTTCGCATTCCgtgtgaatttctttccacattctgaacagTGGTATAGCTTTTCCCCAGTGTGGCTTCTTTGGTGGGCAGTAAGGCTTGAATTCTGAATGAAGCTCCTTCCgcactccaagcatttgtatggtttctcgcctgtgtgggttctttgatgtatTATGAGATTTGCACTTTGcataaaactctttccacattctgagcaaaTATATGGTTTTTCTCCAGTGTGGGTCCTTTTATGTACAATGAGGGTTGTGCTCCGCATAAAGCTTTTCCCGCACTCTGAACATGTGTATGGTTTTtcgcctgtgtggattctttgatgtatAATGAGGGTTGTACTGAGCATAAAGCTTTTTCCACAGTCCAAACATTTATACCGTTTTTCGCCTGAGTGGGTTCTTGGATGTGTGGTGAGATTTGCACTCCGCCTGCAACCCTTTCCAGACTCGAGGATCTGAAACGATTGTTCTCTTATATGAATTCTTTGATGTCGAAGAAGACGCGTGCTTTCATTAAAGgtctttccacactccagacatttaaatggttttattcccatgtgaattctttgatgaagAGTCAGGCTTGATTTCACAATAAAGCTTTTTCCGCATTCCAGACATTTATAGGGtctttctcctgtgtggattctttgatgcaagATGAGAGTTGTGCTCTGGATGAATTTCTTTCCGCATTCAAAACATTTGTACCGTTTCTCTCCGGTGTGCGTTCCTTGGTGGATATTGAGACTTGACTTCTGGCTGAAACTCTTTCCGCattccaggcatttgtatggtttttctcctgtgtggattctttgatgaagAGTAAGGCTTTTCTTCAGGCTGAAGCTCTTTCCGCATTCCAAACACTGATAGGGTTTCTCTCcggtgtggattctttgatgcaaaaTGAGGTTTGTGCTGAGCATAAAGCTCTTTCCGCATTCCAGACATTTATAtcgtttctctcctgtgtgagttctttgatgtacAGTAAGAGTTGAAGGATGGCTAAATCTCTTCCCGCACTGCAGGCAGTcatatggtttttcccctgtgtgggttttccaATGCACTTTAAGGGTCGATATACTAGCAAAGCTCTTCTCACAGACCGAGCACTgaatccttccctttcctttgtaTATTGTTTCTTGGCAGTCACCATTCCAACGATAAGCAGTGGCTTCACTGCTTCTTTGATCCATATCGTTCTCTTCCGGATTTCCCTCATTCTGTTTCCTGTCCAGGTTCATATTGCTCTTCTCCAGTATTCGATGTGCTTCATTTGCGTTTGCTCTGTTGCACGCATCTCCTATTGAAACAAAGAGAATCTTGACATCAGTGCAAAAAAGAAgaggaacataagaaaataagagaagccatgttggatcagactaatggcccatctagtccaacactgcgtcacacagtggccaaaaaaacccccaagtgccatcaggaggtcatccagtggggccaggacactagaagccctcccactgtgcccccctcaagcaccaagaatacagagcatcacagccccagacagagagctccaacattacgctaatagccactgatggacctctgctccatatgcttatccaatcccctcttgaagctggccatgttTGTAgcgaccaccacctcctgtggcagtgaattccacatgttaatcaccctttgggtgaagaagaacttccttttatcagttcaaacccaactgctcagcaatttcattttttttaagatttattttaaatttgaagCTCAAGTACAATATTCAGAGAGAGTAGTCGTTCAAGTTATAGTTCCATGTCAAATACAAAAACAAAGACAAGATTCACAGAAAACTAAAACAATATGatcatttctgtttcattgaatgtccacgagttctcatcttgtgagaaagggagaaaagtacttctttctctaccttctcaatcTCATGCATAATGAACATCCAATCAGGAAAAGAAGCTGTTTAGCTACCATGGAGAATTAGTGGGGAAAGTTCTGCCTAAAATAAATACAGACAACCACTGGTAGCCACAGTGTGTCAGAAATCAACTGTACTATAGAAATCACTGCGGAAACaataatatctatacctatttCTTGATGCTGTGCTATGCTATGCCATGCTACACTATACTATCAATACAATGGTAGATTACTAATTGAAAATACAATTGGTTTATGAAATCTCAACATTACAATATAAATGCAGTGCAAACAGCATAGCTCCAAAAATCAGACTCAGATGTAGAGATTCCATGAAGCAATTGTTTTTGTAAGTAGTAATCTACCATTGTATTGATAGTATATTTATTGTATCAATAAATagatatagatcaggggtggccaaatttacttaatataagagccacatagaataaatgtcagatgtttgagagcagcaagacaagtaccccccccccctgccctcctcACGATTTGcttaagttcatagaatcagcattgctgtctgatggccatctagactctgtttaaacacttccaaagaagtagagctcaccatctcctgaggaaagctgttccactgaggaaacactctgccaggaagttcttcctgggatatttatTTACTATTTCGATGATTGGGCAAAACACTGCTATGTTAACCAAAAATCCCAATACAGACAACACACCTACttcctctagagagccagtttggtgtagtggttaagtacgtgaactcttatctgggagaaccgggtttgatcccccactcccccatttgcacctgctggaatggccttaggtcagccatagctctggcagaggttgtccttgaaagggcagctgctgtgagagtactctcagccccacccacctcaaagggtttctgttgtgggggaggaagataaaggagatcgtgagctgctctgagattcggagtggagggcgggatataaatccaatgtcgtcttcttctccttcttctagtAACAATTTTGGTGGAGGGAAGGAGTGTCAGCAGGCTCAGCTACAGCAGAAGCAAAACTGAGGGGGAGGCAGGACTGCAGGAGGCCCAGCAACCAAggccagaagccaaagtggcccCCAGTGATGGCAGTGGCAACCGGGGGTGGGGGCACAATGGATCCTGTGACTGAGTCTGGGACCCATGCTGGGCCTGACAGTGATGGCAGGGGAGTGGCCATGAACCCAGGTTGTCCCAGTGGTTGTGGCAATGGCCCTGGTGATCTGGGTGTGGGAGAAgcagggatgccaagtccaattcaagaaatacctggggacattggcgggtggatccaggagacactgggggtggagccaagagaccccaggggtggagccaggagcaagggtgtgacaagtataattgaactccaaaggaagttctgaccatcacatttaaagagactgcatgtcaagcatgcatatttctgtgtgccatgatggtcCCTAAGACAAAGAGCAGATCACCAGCCTCTCCTGCTCCCCTCTCTTTTACAACCTagaggcaagtaataaatccatctggcccaaggatgtttaggttagtcggctggtaacagtgtgatgcgcctctctcccagattcacacagacagaagaagaagatattggatttatatcccgccctctactccgaagagtctccggagcggctcacaatctcctttatcttcctcccccacaacagacaccctgtgaggtgggtggggctggagagggctctcacagcagctgccctttcaaggacaacctctgccagagctatggctgacccaaggccatgctagcatgtgcaagtggaggagtggggaatcaaacccggtcttatctggtctcagagaaagt includes these proteins:
- the LOC132571754 gene encoding zinc finger protein 420-like; protein product: MNLDRKQNEGNPEENDMDQRSSEATAYRWNGDCQETIYKGKGRIQCSVCEKSFASISTLKVHWKTHTGEKPYDCLQCGKRFSHPSTLTVHQRTHTGEKRYKCLECGKSFMLSTNLILHQRIHTGEKPYQCLECGKSFSLKKSLTLHQRIHTGEKPYKCLECGKSFSQKSSLNIHQGTHTGEKRYKCFECGKKFIQSTTLILHQRIHTGERPYKCLECGKSFIVKSSLTLHQRIHMGIKPFKCLECGKTFNESTRLLRHQRIHIREQSFQILESGKGCRRSANLTTHPRTHSGEKRYKCLDCGKSFMLSTTLIIHQRIHTGEKPYTCSECGKSFMRSTTLIVHKRTHTGEKPYICSECGKSFMQSANLIIHQRTHTGEKPYKCLECGRSFIQNSSLTAHQRSHTGEKLYHCSECGKKFTRNANLMIHQILHTGEKPYKCLECGRSFTLNKRLINHQRIHTDMKPFKCMDCGKSFSHSITLKRHKNIQTGECKKGSSQIQKNPRSQTKKKPYQCLECKSCFSHNSNLLRHQLIHTGEKPFKCQECGYGFSQHSNLMRHMLIHSRGKQ